One stretch of Streptomyces hygroscopicus DNA includes these proteins:
- a CDS encoding peptidase M23, which yields MLTSLRKRHGLVFAIGAVCILVNRQGLGPLWFAGVILLVLGGLMRWHLWRKQHPPQGQTPVPVEVPVTGRWQALNGPGTKVPSHTHSHAQTYAIDLTHHPSAQATPPFRRFWPLGHRPHHYPAFGSPVLAPGDGVVVATTDRQRDHFSRTSLPGIAYLYLEGFIRSLGWPRQLWGNYLVLKLDEGVYAGFGHLRRGSLRVAAGDRVTVGRQLAECGNSGNSSEPHLHFQLMSGPDSETAHGLPFAWRYRDDDGTEHDGVPKDATYFTPLTPSAPSQ from the coding sequence TTGTTGACGTCCCTGCGGAAACGACACGGCCTGGTCTTCGCCATCGGGGCGGTGTGCATCCTGGTGAACAGACAGGGGCTGGGCCCGCTCTGGTTCGCAGGCGTCATTCTTCTGGTGCTCGGCGGGCTGATGCGCTGGCACCTGTGGCGCAAGCAGCACCCGCCGCAAGGACAGACACCGGTCCCGGTCGAGGTGCCCGTCACCGGACGCTGGCAGGCCCTCAACGGCCCGGGCACGAAGGTGCCCAGCCACACGCACAGCCATGCGCAGACCTACGCCATCGACCTGACACACCACCCCTCGGCACAGGCCACGCCCCCGTTCCGCCGGTTCTGGCCACTGGGCCACCGTCCGCACCATTACCCCGCCTTCGGCAGTCCCGTCCTGGCCCCCGGCGACGGCGTGGTCGTGGCAACCACCGACCGCCAGCGCGACCACTTCTCCCGCACCTCGCTGCCCGGCATCGCCTACCTCTACCTGGAGGGCTTCATACGCAGTCTGGGGTGGCCCCGCCAGCTATGGGGCAACTACCTCGTGCTCAAGCTAGACGAGGGCGTGTATGCGGGCTTCGGGCACCTCAGGCGCGGATCTCTCCGTGTGGCCGCGGGCGACCGGGTCACGGTCGGCCGGCAGTTGGCCGAGTGCGGCAACTCCGGCAACTCCTCCGAGCCACATCTGCACTTCCAGCTCATGAGCGGACCCGACTCCGAGACCGCCCATGGTCTGCCCTTCGCATGGCGCTACCGCGATGACGACGGCACCGAACATGATGGAGTGCCGAAGGACGCCACCTACTTCACCCCGCTGACGCCCTCCGCTCCGTCCCAGTGA
- a CDS encoding DeoR family transcriptional regulator, whose protein sequence is MAKTSVTFDSVRVPLAGHLYLPDAPAPGPRPAIVVGHPGSGVKEQAAGLYARRLAERGFITLAFDAAHQGESGGEPRGLEDPAHRVEDLKAAVSYLTTHGDVDAERIGALGICASGGYVLPATASDHRIKAVATVSAVDIARQFRLGADGTQDPAVFQGMLDAAAQARTTEARGEAPQVLTLFPDTAEQARALGGEHGAEGFDYYRTPRAGHARSARFFTWTSIDKMATFDALTPIPLIGQRPLLMIVGTRAVTSWMSVEAFQRAIGPKEIHWINGASHVDLYDKKQYVDPAVEKLAGFFREHLGQR, encoded by the coding sequence GTGGCGAAGACCAGCGTCACCTTCGACAGTGTCCGCGTCCCGCTCGCCGGCCACCTCTACCTTCCCGATGCCCCGGCACCGGGTCCGCGTCCGGCGATCGTCGTCGGCCACCCCGGCAGCGGTGTGAAGGAGCAGGCCGCCGGCCTGTACGCGCGGCGCCTGGCCGAGAGGGGATTCATCACGCTCGCCTTCGACGCGGCCCACCAGGGCGAGAGCGGCGGCGAGCCGCGCGGTCTGGAGGATCCCGCCCACCGCGTCGAGGACCTCAAGGCGGCCGTCTCCTACCTCACCACTCACGGCGACGTCGACGCGGAGCGCATCGGCGCACTCGGCATCTGCGCCTCCGGTGGCTACGTACTGCCCGCCACCGCGAGCGATCACCGCATCAAGGCCGTCGCCACGGTCAGTGCCGTCGACATCGCCCGCCAGTTCCGCCTGGGAGCCGACGGAACCCAGGACCCGGCGGTGTTCCAGGGCATGCTGGACGCCGCGGCTCAAGCACGCACCACCGAGGCTCGTGGTGAGGCGCCGCAGGTCCTGACCCTCTTCCCCGACACCGCCGAGCAGGCCCGCGCGCTCGGCGGAGAACACGGCGCCGAGGGCTTCGACTACTACCGCACCCCGCGGGCCGGGCACGCCCGCTCGGCGCGTTTCTTCACCTGGACCAGCATCGACAAGATGGCAACCTTCGACGCCTTGACCCCGATCCCGCTGATCGGGCAACGGCCTCTGCTCATGATTGTCGGCACCCGCGCCGTCACCTCCTGGATGAGCGTCGAAGCGTTCCAGCGAGCCATCGGACCCAAGGAGATCCACTGGATCAACGGCGCAAGCCATGTCGACCTCTACGACAAGAAGCAGTACGTGGACCCCGCCGTCGAGAAGCTCGCCGGCTTCTTCCGCGAGCACCTCGGCCAACGTTGA
- a CDS encoding XRE family transcriptional regulator gives MTPAPAPRELGAFLKARRAQLAPQDLGLPETDSHRKVAGLRRQEVAQLAAISVDYYTRLEQGRVRASVSVLDTLARALRLDDDQQKYLYELAGRSDARPRRRRGPAQRMRPAMRRLLDQLTGSPAIVLGKRMDILAWNVAAAALFTDFSLTPPGRRNYVRLLFTDPVVRDMHREWEHDARDAVAALRMEAAADPDDPELAQLVGELSVQDADFRTWWAEHRVNNLSYGTKHYRHRLVGHLTLDCDVWSSPDGSGQRLMVLTAETGSPSHDALRTLTARTAG, from the coding sequence ATGACTCCGGCACCCGCCCCCCGCGAGCTCGGAGCCTTCCTCAAGGCTCGCCGAGCACAGCTGGCGCCGCAGGACCTGGGCCTGCCCGAGACGGACTCTCACCGCAAGGTCGCGGGACTGCGCCGCCAGGAGGTCGCCCAGCTCGCGGCCATCAGCGTCGACTACTACACACGACTGGAACAGGGCCGCGTCCGAGCATCCGTATCGGTGCTCGACACCCTCGCCCGCGCGCTGCGCCTCGACGACGACCAACAGAAGTACCTCTACGAACTGGCCGGCAGGTCCGACGCGCGGCCGCGCCGTCGGCGGGGGCCCGCGCAGCGCATGCGGCCCGCCATGCGGCGCCTGCTCGACCAGCTCACGGGGTCCCCCGCCATCGTTCTCGGCAAGCGGATGGACATCCTGGCCTGGAACGTTGCCGCCGCCGCCCTGTTCACCGACTTCTCGCTGACGCCACCGGGGCGGCGCAACTACGTACGCCTGCTGTTCACTGACCCGGTCGTCCGCGATATGCACCGGGAGTGGGAGCACGACGCCCGCGACGCCGTCGCCGCGCTGCGCATGGAGGCCGCGGCGGACCCTGACGACCCCGAGCTGGCCCAGCTCGTCGGCGAACTGTCCGTCCAGGACGCCGACTTCCGCACCTGGTGGGCCGAGCACCGCGTCAACAACCTCAGCTACGGCACCAAGCACTACCGGCATCGGCTGGTCGGTCACCTGACACTGGACTGCGACGTCTGGAGCAGCCCCGACGGCTCAGGGCAGCGCCTCATGGTCCTCACCGCCGAGACCGGCAGTCCGTCGCACGATGCCCTGCGCACCCTCACCGCCCGGACGGCCGGGTAA
- a CDS encoding ATPase, translating to MDTAQDAQDTAKRLRAIGDELSDRFYERADVVRTLVVTLLAGQHSLVLGPPGTAKSEMARELTGRIEGAAYWEILLSKFTAPTRMFGPIDVAALARGEYRQVYDGRATTAHVAFIDEIFKCSTAALNETLGYLNERIYHPESGGEPIRCPLIGAITASNELPSGEDSAAIYDRLLVRIEVGYLEDPSNFAALVRSAVSRPAAPDRTTVELAALRHAVTEAVPGVDVPDAIVDAVCTLRAALRRKELIASDRRWRQAVGLLQASAYLGGRPAAAETDLSVLTHVLWDSPAQRPTVEREVLQLVNPDAKEALDLADGLEELEAQLDAMAGQSREALSEWVIKKAHNKLAMAGKRLEKLRQDAASAGRSTAAIDRVSGRQRAVRARVLTEALGVDASTVQAQL from the coding sequence TTGGACACCGCACAGGACGCGCAGGACACGGCCAAGCGGCTGCGGGCGATCGGCGACGAGCTGTCGGACCGTTTCTACGAGCGGGCCGACGTGGTGCGGACGCTGGTGGTGACGCTGCTGGCCGGGCAGCACTCGCTGGTGCTCGGCCCGCCCGGAACGGCGAAGTCCGAGATGGCCCGGGAGCTCACGGGCCGGATCGAGGGGGCGGCCTACTGGGAGATCCTGCTGTCCAAGTTCACCGCGCCGACGAGGATGTTCGGACCCATCGACGTCGCCGCACTGGCCCGAGGTGAGTACCGCCAGGTCTACGACGGCCGCGCCACGACCGCGCATGTCGCCTTCATCGACGAGATTTTCAAGTGCTCCACGGCGGCGCTGAACGAGACCCTGGGCTACCTCAACGAGCGGATCTACCACCCCGAGAGCGGCGGCGAGCCAATCCGCTGCCCGCTGATCGGGGCCATCACGGCGAGCAACGAACTGCCCAGCGGTGAGGATTCGGCCGCGATCTACGACCGGCTGCTGGTCCGGATCGAGGTCGGGTACCTGGAAGACCCCTCGAACTTCGCCGCACTGGTCCGCTCCGCCGTCAGCCGCCCGGCGGCACCGGACCGGACCACGGTCGAGCTGGCCGCGTTGCGGCACGCCGTGACCGAAGCCGTCCCGGGCGTGGACGTCCCCGACGCGATCGTGGACGCGGTGTGTACGCTGCGGGCCGCCCTGCGCCGTAAGGAACTCATCGCCTCCGACCGCCGCTGGCGGCAGGCGGTGGGCCTGCTCCAGGCGTCCGCGTACCTCGGCGGCCGTCCGGCGGCCGCCGAGACCGATCTGTCGGTGCTGACGCACGTGCTGTGGGACTCCCCCGCCCAGCGTCCGACCGTCGAGCGCGAGGTGCTGCAACTGGTCAACCCCGACGCCAAGGAGGCGCTCGACCTGGCCGACGGGCTCGAGGAGCTGGAGGCCCAACTCGACGCCATGGCCGGGCAGTCCCGCGAGGCGCTGAGCGAGTGGGTCATCAAAAAGGCCCACAACAAGCTCGCCATGGCGGGGAAGCGGCTGGAGAAGCTGCGCCAGGACGCGGCGAGCGCGGGCCGCTCCACCGCCGCCATCGACCGGGTCAGCGGCCGCCAGCGCGCCGTTCGCGCCCGCGTACTCACCGAGGCGCTCGGCGTGGACGCGAGCACGGTGCAGGCCCAGCTCTGA
- a CDS encoding inositol monophosphatase codes for MSGRIPWPVPEPHLPSGVHPALAAATRAATDAFRAAREAYDRAQLAEKVQVGADGTPTMRLDILVDTAIAEVVNAHRINLLSEELGHIDNGSAVTLVTDPVDGTANAASGVPLSAFAGVVAVDGVPTEALTSWLDTGRCWHTVAGQPSPYRTNGRTELDGAAVSLLRPQAHIADAWWRVATRAARIRILSTSCLEAVLVAEGSTDAFADAGSDTHRIVDLAAAMVTVPAAGGAVIDVHGRPLEIDPDLTRRWSGVVAATPRLAEELAETIRGTEDR; via the coding sequence ATGAGCGGCCGGATCCCCTGGCCGGTGCCCGAACCGCACCTGCCCTCCGGCGTCCACCCGGCACTGGCCGCGGCGACCCGCGCCGCCACGGACGCGTTCCGCGCCGCACGCGAGGCGTACGACCGGGCCCAGCTGGCCGAGAAGGTGCAGGTCGGCGCGGACGGTACGCCCACGATGCGGCTGGACATCCTGGTGGACACCGCGATCGCCGAGGTCGTGAACGCCCACCGGATCAATCTGCTCAGCGAGGAGCTGGGCCACATCGACAACGGCTCAGCCGTCACACTGGTCACCGACCCGGTGGACGGCACGGCGAACGCCGCCTCCGGTGTCCCCCTGTCCGCGTTCGCGGGTGTCGTCGCGGTGGACGGAGTGCCGACGGAGGCGCTGACCAGCTGGCTGGACACCGGGCGCTGCTGGCACACGGTGGCGGGCCAGCCGTCGCCGTACCGCACAAACGGCCGTACGGAGCTGGACGGTGCGGCGGTGAGTCTGCTGCGCCCACAGGCCCATATCGCCGACGCGTGGTGGCGGGTGGCGACACGGGCGGCCAGGATCCGCATCCTGTCGACGAGTTGCCTGGAAGCGGTGCTGGTGGCCGAGGGGTCGACGGACGCGTTCGCCGACGCCGGCTCCGACACCCACCGGATCGTGGACCTGGCGGCCGCGATGGTGACGGTCCCCGCGGCGGGCGGCGCGGTGATCGATGTGCACGGCCGACCGCTGGAGATCGATCCCGACCTCACCCGCCGCTGGTCGGGTGTGGTGGCGGCGACCCCGCGGCTCGCGGAGGAACTGGCGGAGACCATCCGCGGAACGGAGGACCGATG
- a CDS encoding phosphonate metabolism protein PhnM, with the protein MDVHSDGLEKELLPRPGAELPMEFALLSFEGKLRAAGVTTAFHGAAFEESGGRGMRRTLESARRICAAVESRGDDGLVDHRILHRLDIRCPEGLAGLRQRLAEIGGAARGPVLVSHEDHTPGQGQYADRGYYERYLVGTRGVTEEEARAYVDRLIEDRDGRLDVREEALEWLGEQAGAGRIRLLGHDPSSPQEIEELCDRGGSVAEFPTTTAAAKAAREHGMPVVMGAPNVLPGHSHNGNASGRELVGRGLVTALASDYLPSGLLSAALLLAEDGLASLPEAVGLVTGGAADVAGLPDRGRLAPGLRADLVLAEAGRPWPVVAAVLRAASGASGGDAA; encoded by the coding sequence GTGGACGTGCACAGCGACGGTCTGGAGAAGGAGCTGCTGCCGCGGCCGGGGGCCGAACTGCCCATGGAGTTCGCGCTGTTGTCCTTCGAGGGCAAGCTGCGCGCGGCCGGTGTGACGACGGCGTTCCACGGCGCGGCGTTCGAGGAGAGCGGTGGCCGCGGGATGCGCCGCACCCTGGAGAGCGCGCGGCGGATCTGCGCGGCCGTGGAGAGCCGCGGCGACGACGGCCTGGTGGACCACCGGATCCTGCACCGGCTGGACATCCGCTGCCCGGAGGGTCTGGCCGGGCTGCGGCAGCGGCTCGCGGAGATCGGTGGCGCAGCCCGGGGGCCGGTCCTGGTGTCGCACGAGGACCACACCCCGGGCCAGGGGCAGTACGCGGACCGCGGCTACTACGAGCGGTATCTCGTCGGCACCCGCGGGGTCACCGAGGAGGAGGCCCGCGCCTACGTCGACCGGCTGATCGAGGACCGGGACGGCCGGCTCGACGTCCGCGAGGAGGCGCTGGAGTGGCTCGGCGAGCAGGCCGGGGCGGGCCGGATCCGGCTGCTCGGCCACGACCCCAGCTCGCCGCAGGAGATCGAGGAGCTGTGCGACCGGGGCGGCTCGGTCGCGGAGTTCCCCACCACGACGGCGGCCGCGAAGGCCGCACGCGAGCACGGCATGCCGGTCGTGATGGGCGCTCCCAACGTCCTGCCCGGCCACTCGCACAACGGCAACGCGTCCGGCCGCGAACTGGTCGGCCGCGGCCTGGTCACCGCGCTCGCCTCGGACTATCTGCCGTCGGGGCTGCTCTCGGCGGCACTGCTGCTCGCCGAGGACGGGCTGGCGTCGCTGCCCGAGGCGGTCGGCCTGGTCACCGGCGGCGCCGCGGACGTGGCCGGTCTCCCGGACCGCGGCCGGCTCGCGCCGGGTCTGCGGGCCGACCTGGTGCTGGCCGAAGCGGGCCGCCCCTGGCCCGTCGTCGCGGCCGTCCTGCGCGCGGCCTCGGGAGCCTCGGGAGGTGACGCGGCATGA
- a CDS encoding AraC family transcriptional regulator, with protein sequence MDVVSDAISAVHLGHPWSHRVRTSGSWCARLDPYDGAGFYVVLEGNCWLLTDGGTLVPLGVGDAVLLPHGTGHVIADSPVDAAVAEEKAVPFEQWLVAEGPRARPAHDETEMLCGKYWLDCSRMHPLMAELPEVVHLPNRVGSHLELRAAIDLLAGELDESRPGSCVALPNLLDLLLVYMIRSWMAETTCGVWPGALGDPVTASALRAMHSNPAAPWSNDRLAAEAGVSRPTLARRFTTLVGRPPMTYLTWWRVILAATLLRDTPDTLATIAGRVGYGSPYALSHAFEREFGTTPGRYRAKVAKGPSHEPNRASQAGS encoded by the coding sequence ATGGATGTGGTGAGCGACGCGATCTCTGCCGTGCACCTCGGCCACCCCTGGTCCCATCGGGTGCGGACGAGTGGGAGTTGGTGCGCACGGCTGGACCCGTACGACGGTGCGGGCTTCTACGTCGTCCTGGAGGGCAACTGCTGGCTGCTGACCGACGGCGGCACCCTGGTGCCTCTCGGCGTGGGGGACGCGGTGCTGCTGCCCCATGGCACAGGCCATGTGATCGCCGACTCCCCCGTCGATGCGGCGGTCGCGGAGGAGAAGGCGGTGCCGTTCGAGCAATGGCTCGTGGCGGAAGGGCCGCGTGCCCGGCCTGCTCACGACGAGACGGAGATGCTCTGTGGCAAGTACTGGCTCGACTGCAGCCGCATGCACCCGCTCATGGCGGAGCTGCCCGAGGTCGTCCACCTTCCCAACCGAGTGGGCAGCCACCTCGAACTCCGTGCCGCGATCGACCTGCTCGCCGGTGAGCTGGACGAGAGCCGGCCCGGCTCCTGCGTCGCGCTGCCGAACCTGCTCGACCTCCTTCTCGTCTATATGATCCGCTCCTGGATGGCCGAGACCACCTGCGGAGTCTGGCCCGGCGCACTGGGCGACCCGGTGACGGCCTCCGCCCTGCGGGCAATGCACTCCAACCCGGCCGCGCCGTGGAGCAATGACCGCCTGGCGGCTGAGGCGGGCGTCTCCCGTCCCACCCTGGCGCGCCGGTTCACCACCCTGGTCGGCCGCCCTCCGATGACGTACCTCACATGGTGGCGCGTGATCCTTGCCGCCACCCTGCTCCGAGACACTCCGGATACCCTGGCCACCATCGCCGGCCGAGTTGGCTACGGCAGCCCGTACGCACTCTCACACGCCTTCGAGAGGGAGTTCGGCACGACACCGGGGCGGTATCGAGCGAAGGTCGCCAAAGGGCCGTCTCATGAGCCCAACAGGGCTTCGCAGGCAGGGAGTTGA
- a CDS encoding von Willebrand factor A, with protein sequence MGEPPGRTPGRLDELASRAGKWLGRSAAAPERHTAAVVADRFDRITWRDTYEQSAGLRDVAAELNERYRYTTDLLTDVFLAAYKVGPRLRERAEMDPSRLVNHQVITSLVESLEFAELRRETAGDPYAAAMAVLAQAAALRGMLERSRSAQERAERAKQAQQDAEGAADAVGEALQQAADEADWSNGVGAPAADAVQQAIEAAETADAAARQAAQDAAQALAAAPGIRAAARNAAAKAARAVREEAALMRAWGVGSGELERMPFDQRARLAERLRSGRLARWAELIGRFRQMAGGERARKVENATGELVGVTLGDDLSRVIPSELANLGLPELRAVFAARYAAGELMLYDSQGEQATGQGAIIACVDTSHSMYEAGPGGVTREAWAKACALALLDQARHAGRDFVGVLFSAADKIKVFRFPSGRPAGIARILDFAETFLGGGTSYQAPLTAARELLEEEFNDTARTRGDIVMITDDECGVTEEWMRGWNDAKHQLGFRVFGVAIGAPRAAETGSVLEALCDNLRSIEDLTDVHAAADLFRVI encoded by the coding sequence ATGGGCGAGCCACCGGGCCGGACACCGGGTCGGCTCGACGAGCTGGCGAGCCGGGCCGGGAAGTGGCTGGGCCGGTCCGCCGCCGCTCCCGAGCGGCACACGGCGGCCGTGGTCGCGGACCGGTTCGACCGGATCACCTGGCGCGACACCTACGAGCAGTCCGCCGGACTGCGCGATGTGGCCGCGGAGCTGAACGAGCGTTACCGCTACACCACCGACCTCCTGACCGACGTGTTCCTGGCGGCCTACAAGGTCGGCCCGCGGTTGCGCGAGCGCGCGGAGATGGACCCCTCCCGGCTGGTCAACCACCAGGTCATCACCTCGCTGGTGGAGTCACTGGAGTTCGCCGAGCTGCGCCGGGAGACGGCCGGAGACCCCTACGCCGCCGCCATGGCCGTGCTCGCCCAGGCCGCCGCGCTGCGCGGGATGCTGGAGCGCTCCCGGTCGGCCCAGGAGCGGGCCGAGCGGGCGAAGCAGGCCCAGCAGGACGCCGAAGGCGCGGCGGACGCCGTGGGCGAGGCGCTCCAGCAGGCCGCCGACGAGGCGGACTGGTCCAACGGGGTCGGGGCCCCGGCCGCCGACGCCGTACAACAGGCGATCGAGGCCGCCGAGACCGCCGACGCCGCTGCGCGACAGGCCGCCCAGGACGCCGCGCAGGCCCTGGCGGCGGCTCCCGGCATCCGTGCCGCCGCGCGGAACGCGGCGGCGAAGGCCGCCCGGGCGGTGCGGGAGGAGGCCGCGCTGATGCGGGCATGGGGCGTTGGCTCCGGCGAGCTGGAGCGGATGCCGTTCGACCAGCGCGCCCGGCTCGCCGAGCGGCTGCGCAGCGGCCGTCTCGCACGGTGGGCCGAGCTGATCGGTCGCTTCCGGCAGATGGCCGGCGGTGAGCGCGCCCGCAAGGTGGAGAACGCCACCGGCGAGCTGGTCGGCGTCACGCTCGGCGATGACCTCTCCCGCGTCATCCCCTCCGAGCTGGCCAACCTCGGCCTGCCCGAGCTGCGTGCGGTGTTCGCCGCGCGCTACGCCGCCGGGGAGCTGATGCTCTACGACAGCCAGGGAGAGCAGGCCACCGGCCAGGGCGCCATCATCGCGTGCGTGGACACCTCGCACTCCATGTACGAGGCGGGGCCCGGCGGCGTCACCCGGGAGGCGTGGGCCAAGGCGTGCGCCCTGGCGCTGCTGGATCAGGCCCGCCATGCGGGGCGTGACTTCGTCGGCGTCCTGTTCTCCGCCGCCGACAAGATCAAGGTCTTCCGCTTTCCGTCCGGCCGGCCCGCCGGCATCGCCCGGATTCTCGACTTCGCGGAGACCTTCCTCGGCGGCGGCACCAGCTACCAGGCGCCACTGACAGCGGCCCGCGAACTGCTGGAGGAGGAGTTCAACGACACCGCCCGCACGCGCGGCGACATCGTGATGATCACCGATGACGAATGCGGCGTCACCGAGGAATGGATGCGCGGCTGGAACGACGCCAAACACCAGTTGGGCTTCCGGGTCTTCGGCGTGGCCATCGGCGCCCCGCGCGCCGCCGAAACCGGCTCGGTCCTGGAGGCCCTGTGCGACAACCTCCGCTCCATCGAGGACCTCACCGACGTCCACGCGGCCGCCGACCTCTTCCGTGTGATCTGA